A region of the Silene latifolia isolate original U9 population chromosome 9, ASM4854445v1, whole genome shotgun sequence genome:
TTATTCGACATCTGTTATAGGTCTGGTATTTCTAcggataaggaggttgatatctgtttggttgacggacatggtggctctcttcgtcctgcggatttgctgctttattcctgggactgagggcgtgatgtgtgtgtcaatttgacagggtcttccctcttgactcagactgggatgaccgattttgtgcccgggcgggttgtcgctgatgctgctcagcgtaagtgtgctaagtatgggaatttatgcgcggcagctggttatggtttacttcccttctctttctcttcgcttggagAGCTGGGTTCAGATGTTGTTGCCTTACTCAAGCGGATCCAAAAATTCTCGGCATTGCAGGATGTGGGGGCTCGGGTtgccgcttatatttttactagacttaactttgttgttgctaagggtgtgggagcccagattgtttctcagctccccaccaatttcatgtaaacttttatttttctatctatgataGCTGCGCGcatccaataataataataataataataataataataataataataataataatattattattattattattattattattattattattattattattattattattttggtgGAGTCCATTCTAGCATCAAGACCCAAATTTTGCTCACCTCTGAGTTCTCTGAAGGATTTTTTCCTTTCAGATACTCTGGCTTACCTTTGAACACTGCTCGCACCACTGTGGATATGTATGGTATTCTGATTAACAAAATTCAAGCTTCCATTCAGCACTGGTCTTCCTCCAAATTACTCTCTTATGCAGGAACACTTCAACTCCTTAACACAGTAGTCTTTGGTCTTGAAAATTGTTGGTGTGCCAATGCTTTACTCCCCAAGAGTGTGATTAAAACCATTAACAAGTTGTGCAAAAACTTCTTCTGGAATATCAAAACTACTGACAAAAGGATGGTTGCTAAAAGCTGGTCTAGTATCTGCTCTCCCCCAGCTGAAGGAGGTTTTGGTGTTAAGGAGCTTCTTTACTGGAATAAAGCTTTAATCTCCAAATGGTTATGGTTGCTTGATAAGCCTCCTCATGAGCTATGAAGTGTCTGGCATAATGCTTATAATTTTTCCCATTGTTCTATTTGGGATACCCCTGTTCAGGACAAATTTAGTGAAAGTTTCTGGAGTATTCTCAGTGTTAAGGGTGATCTGCTGACTGCTACTGGCTCCTCTTTAGCTGCAAGGGCTCTACTCCAAAGCTGGTGTTCTGGTGATAAATTTAGTGTTACAGCTGTTTATAACTGGTTTAAGCCTTACATTCCTATTGTCCCATGGCATAGTGGCCTTTCACATAAGGTGGTGATACCAAGGCATGACATTATCTCCTCTCTGGCATGCCAACAAAAATTGGCGACTGTGGATAACTTAATTTGAAAGGATTAATCATTCCTAATAGATGTATCTTCTGCAAGCAGATAATGAGACCCATGACCATCTCTTCTTTGCTTGCTCTTCTTCACGGGTGCTCTAATGGTCTGGGCTCATCTTGCTAGTCGAAGTAACAATTATAAACAAGAGTTGGATTGATGCCTACACAAGAATTCTCGTAGGCATTGGAAGCATATCTGGGTGCTTAGCAGCTTTACTTGTGCCATTTATACAATCTGGAAAGAGCGCAATTGCAGGATTTTCAGTGACCAGGAGCATAATGTGCAACAGCTGCTCTATCAAGCAAAACTAACTATTTCAGTCTCTTTGCTTTCTAGATCCTCTACTAGTAGTTCTCATCGCTTTCTTACTGCTTCGAACTCTTCTTAGCCTTTTTCTTTTAGGCTATAGGGGCTATTCTTTTGTAAGATTTTATCCTTTCTTTTTCCCCAATTTGTGGATGAATAAAGGATTATAACTTattgcaaataataataataataataataataataataataataataatttttacttcctttctccttctcttcgctgatgctgctcagcgaaagtgtgctaagtatggggatttgtgcgcgatagcgggttatggtttccttcctttctccttctcttcgcttggggagctgggttcggatgctgttgccttgctcaagcggatcctgaaattctcggtatctcaggatgcgggggctcgggtggccgcttacatttttactagacttagctttgctgttgctaagggtgtgggagcccagattgtctctcggctccccaccaatttcatgtaaacttttatgaatcttttaatgaaagctgcgcgcataattataataaaaaaaaaaaaaaaaaaaaaaaaaaataataataataataataataataataataataataataataataataataataataacattatTCGTGGCAAAGTACTAATAATCTATGACAAATATTTAGTAAATTGTGGAAAGTATATACTTTGAtgatatattatgacaatattagTATTGATTAACTACAACTTTTTTTAACGAGCTCCTTTTGTCAGCAGCGCTCAATGCGACCGCAAATTCAGACTTGCATAACAGTACCAATGTGACAACATAGTTAAGCCCGTGAATTTTTCAGATAATAGAACTAGTTAAAGATCCAAAAACAAATACCTATTGGGCTCGTTATTTGTgaatcagctagtcttgcttgtgacgggctaatccagtcacaagcttgtgacctctcacaaaaagggagaggggacaaggtggggcacccccatgtgcttcccactcacctttcaatgggtattttgtgagaggaaacggtatccgtcacaagtttgtgacggatatcgcccgtcttcaatgagatttagtGTTTGTGAATTTAAATAAGCTCAAATCATGACTCGTTAATTTAAGTGGGACCAATAG
Encoded here:
- the LOC141600589 gene encoding uncharacterized protein LOC141600589, which gives rise to MVAAASKSVFSLTPLQLTLWKSQQSAHSFDWLGAVHIFGYSGLPLNTARTTVDMYGILINKIQASIQHWSSSKLLSYAGTLQLLNTVVFGLENCWCANALLPKSVIKTINKLCKNFFWNIKTTDKRMVAKSWSSICSPPAEGGFGVKELLYWNKALISKCVKGDLLTATGSSLAARALLQSWCSGDKFSVTAVYNWFKPYIPIVPWHSGLSHKVVIPRHDIISSLACQQKLATVDNLI